In Fusobacterium perfoetens ATCC 29250, a genomic segment contains:
- the infB gene encoding translation initiation factor IF-2, whose translation MVGKVRVHELAKKYEMGNKDFLNLLQELGIEVTSHLAGLTEEQVDKIKNHFVKEEPEEDDEVVEHKKKKKSKNKNMKNKKNNDESSDDDRKEKNKKKKKGRRTDFVVKKADTEVGKVVEEDGIKIIKMKGEMTLGDFAEKLNVNSSEIIKKLFLKGKMFTINSPINIELAEEIAADYDVLVEEEEQEELAFGDKFALEIEDKESDLEERAPVITIMGHVDHGKTSLLDAIRSTQVVEGEAGGITQKIGAYQVVKNGKKITFVDTPGHEAFTDMRARGAQVTDIAILVVAADDGVMPQTIEAISHAKAAGVPIIVAINKIDKPEANPMRVKQELMEHELVSVEWGGDVEFVEVSAKAKINLDVLLETILITAEILELKANPKKRGKAVVLESKLDSKVGPVADILIQEGNIKIGDVVVAGESYGKVRAIIDDKGNKINRGEMSQPVEIIGFNSVPEAGDTVYVIQNEQHAKRIVEEMAKERRLGEQSKRTITLESLSESLENQEVKELNLVIRADSKGSAQALKDSLMKLNNNEVAVNVIQSAPGAITESDIKLAEVSQAIIIGFNVRPTTKAIKEAETSGIEVRTSSIIYEIIEDIEKALTGMLKPEYKEQYLGRIEIKQIFKVAKVGNVAGCVVVDGKVRRDSNIRIVRNGTIVYEGKLASLKRFKDDAKEVVAGQECGLGIENFNDIKDGDIVEAFDMVEVKRTLTNLTK comes from the coding sequence ATGGTAGGTAAAGTAAGGGTACATGAGTTGGCAAAAAAATATGAGATGGGAAATAAAGACTTCTTAAATTTACTTCAAGAATTAGGGATAGAGGTGACATCTCATTTAGCAGGACTTACAGAAGAACAAGTTGATAAAATAAAAAATCATTTTGTTAAAGAAGAACCAGAAGAAGATGATGAAGTAGTAGAACATAAGAAAAAGAAAAAATCTAAAAATAAAAATATGAAAAATAAAAAAAATAATGATGAATCTTCTGATGATGATAGAAAAGAAAAAAATAAGAAAAAGAAAAAAGGAAGAAGAACAGATTTCGTTGTTAAAAAAGCTGATACTGAAGTTGGAAAAGTAGTAGAAGAAGACGGAATAAAAATCATAAAAATGAAAGGTGAAATGACTTTAGGTGATTTTGCTGAGAAATTAAATGTAAACAGTTCTGAGATAATTAAAAAATTATTCTTAAAAGGAAAAATGTTTACAATAAATAGCCCTATAAATATTGAGTTAGCTGAAGAAATAGCAGCTGATTATGATGTATTAGTAGAGGAAGAAGAACAAGAAGAATTAGCTTTTGGAGATAAATTTGCTCTTGAAATAGAAGATAAAGAATCTGATTTAGAAGAGAGAGCTCCTGTTATTACAATTATGGGACACGTTGACCATGGAAAAACTTCATTACTTGATGCTATTAGAAGTACACAAGTAGTTGAAGGAGAGGCTGGAGGAATCACTCAAAAAATTGGAGCTTACCAAGTTGTAAAAAATGGAAAGAAAATAACATTTGTTGACACTCCAGGACACGAAGCTTTTACAGATATGAGAGCTAGAGGAGCTCAAGTAACAGATATAGCAATTCTTGTAGTAGCAGCAGATGACGGAGTAATGCCACAAACAATAGAGGCCATTTCCCATGCTAAAGCAGCTGGAGTACCAATAATTGTAGCTATAAACAAAATTGATAAACCAGAAGCTAACCCTATGAGAGTAAAACAAGAGTTAATGGAACATGAACTTGTTTCAGTTGAATGGGGAGGAGATGTTGAATTTGTAGAAGTTTCAGCAAAAGCTAAGATAAACTTAGACGTTTTACTAGAAACAATACTTATTACAGCTGAAATTCTTGAATTAAAAGCTAACCCTAAGAAAAGAGGAAAAGCTGTTGTTCTTGAATCAAAACTAGATTCTAAAGTTGGACCAGTAGCAGACATATTAATTCAAGAAGGAAATATTAAAATAGGTGATGTTGTAGTTGCTGGAGAATCTTACGGAAAAGTAAGAGCAATTATAGATGATAAAGGAAATAAAATAAACAGAGGAGAAATGTCTCAACCTGTAGAGATTATAGGATTTAATAGTGTTCCAGAAGCTGGAGATACTGTTTATGTAATTCAAAATGAACAACATGCTAAGAGAATAGTTGAAGAGATGGCTAAAGAAAGAAGATTAGGAGAGCAATCTAAGAGAACTATAACTCTTGAGTCATTATCAGAAAGCTTAGAAAATCAAGAAGTTAAAGAACTTAACTTAGTTATAAGAGCAGATTCCAAAGGTTCAGCTCAAGCTCTTAAAGATTCATTAATGAAATTAAACAATAATGAAGTGGCTGTTAATGTTATTCAATCAGCTCCAGGAGCTATTACAGAAAGTGACATAAAACTTGCTGAAGTATCACAAGCAATTATAATAGGATTTAATGTTAGACCTACAACAAAAGCTATAAAAGAAGCTGAAACTTCTGGAATAGAAGTTAGAACATCTTCAATCATTTATGAAATTATAGAAGATATTGAAAAAGCTTTAACAGGAATGTTAAAACCAGAATATAAAGAACAATATTTAGGAAGAATAGAGATAAAACAAATCTTTAAAGTTGCTAAAGTTGGAAATGTAGCTGGTTGTGTAGTTGTAGATGGAAAAGTTAGAAGAGATTCTAATATAAGAATAGTAAGAAATGGAACTATAGTTTATGAAGGAAAGTTAGCGTCACTTAAGAGATTTAAAGATGATGCAAAAGAGGTTGTAGCAGGACAAGAATGTGGTCTTGGAATAGAAAACTTCAATGACATCAAAGATGGAGATATAGTAGAAGCATTTGATATGGT
- a CDS encoding DUF448 domain-containing protein: protein MSNQPERTCIICKSKKEKSQLFRIVEKDGIYVLDEKQIVQSRGQYICKEHNCLNRLSKHKKIKVSIEDLLKMVNLLKKESKDYLKILKAMKNSQELVFGINMILEEIEKINFVVIATDISERNNRKLIDKLKEKNISYVHYGNKSQLGEIFGKDEINVIAIKNKKVARGLIENSK from the coding sequence ATGAGTAATCAACCTGAAAGAACTTGTATAATTTGCAAGTCTAAAAAAGAAAAATCACAACTTTTTAGAATAGTAGAAAAAGATGGGATTTATGTTTTAGATGAAAAACAAATAGTTCAGTCTAGAGGACAATATATTTGTAAGGAACATAATTGTCTTAATAGACTTTCAAAACATAAAAAAATAAAGGTTTCAATAGAAGACCTTTTAAAAATGGTTAATTTATTAAAAAAAGAGTCAAAGGATTACCTTAAGATTCTAAAAGCAATGAAAAACTCACAAGAACTTGTTTTTGGAATAAATATGATATTAGAAGAAATAGAAAAAATAAATTTTGTAGTAATTGCAACAGATATAAGTGAAAGAAATAACAGAAAACTTATAGATAAGTTGAAAGAAAAAAATATCTCTTATGTACATTATGGAAATAAAAGTCAGTTAGGAGAGATATTTGGAAAAGACGAAATTAATGTCATTGCCATAAAAAATAAAAAGGTAGCTCGAGGACTTATTGAAAACAGTAAGTAA